The Salegentibacter mishustinae genome includes a window with the following:
- a CDS encoding ABC transporter ATP-binding protein yields MKNLKHLNKYFLKYKWKLLIGLVITIVARIFALYYIPLIGDSTDAIEQFINGEISTMEVLKTELAVNIALIIGATLIAAFLTFLMRQTFIVVSRDIEFDLKNEIYKHYQELSLNFYKKNRTGDLMNRISEDVSKVRMYLGPAIMYTVTTFTSTVVVLIFMVQAAPELTLYTVAPLPVLAFSIYKISVAIHKRSTVVQQYLSRLNTFTQESFSGIAVIKSYGMEKQINHNFVDLANGSRDKNIDLVKVQAFFFPLMVLLIGISNVLVIYVGGNQYINGEIENIGVIVEFLLYVNMLTWPIASIGWVTSLVQQAEASQERINEFLKEKPEITNKKETPDEIHGSIAFKNVSFTYDDTNITALKNVSFEVKSGETLAIIGKTGAGKSTILELIGRLYDVQNGEISIDGRNIENLNLDSLRNSIGYVPQDAFLFSDSIKSNIKFGKTNASDEEIFEAAKNASVHKNIIGFSKGYDTVLGERGITLSGGQKQRVSIARAIIHDPKILLFDDCLSAVDTETEEEILNNLFKISKEKTTIIVSHRISSAKNADKIIILEDGAIVQQGTHSQLLNQQGYYKELYAKQLNEKEM; encoded by the coding sequence ATGAAAAACCTTAAGCACCTTAATAAATATTTCCTAAAATATAAATGGAAGCTATTAATTGGTCTTGTGATCACAATAGTAGCCCGTATTTTCGCCCTGTATTATATTCCATTGATTGGGGATTCTACCGATGCGATAGAGCAATTTATAAATGGCGAAATAAGTACTATGGAAGTACTTAAAACCGAACTTGCAGTAAATATTGCTCTTATAATTGGAGCTACATTAATTGCAGCATTCCTTACTTTTTTAATGCGGCAAACCTTTATCGTGGTTTCCAGAGATATTGAATTTGACCTTAAAAACGAGATCTATAAACACTACCAGGAACTCTCTCTTAATTTCTATAAAAAGAACCGTACCGGCGATTTAATGAATAGAATTAGCGAAGATGTTAGCAAAGTAAGAATGTACCTTGGGCCAGCAATTATGTATACGGTAACTACCTTTACTTCTACGGTTGTTGTTTTAATTTTTATGGTTCAGGCAGCGCCAGAACTTACTTTGTATACAGTTGCTCCACTTCCGGTTTTAGCATTTTCTATCTATAAAATTAGTGTTGCCATCCATAAACGCAGTACTGTAGTACAACAATATCTTTCCCGGCTTAACACTTTTACACAGGAAAGTTTTAGCGGAATCGCTGTTATAAAATCCTACGGGATGGAAAAGCAGATCAACCATAATTTTGTAGATCTTGCTAATGGAAGCCGCGATAAAAACATAGACCTTGTTAAAGTACAGGCTTTCTTTTTTCCGCTTATGGTTTTATTGATTGGGATTAGTAACGTTTTGGTAATTTACGTTGGTGGTAATCAATATATAAATGGAGAAATTGAAAACATTGGGGTTATTGTAGAGTTTTTACTCTATGTAAATATGCTTACGTGGCCTATTGCCTCTATTGGTTGGGTAACTTCCTTGGTGCAACAAGCTGAAGCTTCCCAGGAACGTATTAACGAATTCTTAAAGGAAAAACCCGAAATAACCAATAAAAAGGAGACACCAGATGAAATTCACGGTAGCATTGCATTCAAAAATGTAAGCTTCACCTACGATGATACAAACATCACCGCACTTAAAAATGTTTCTTTTGAAGTTAAGAGTGGGGAAACACTGGCGATAATCGGGAAAACTGGTGCTGGAAAATCTACTATTCTCGAACTTATTGGAAGATTATATGATGTGCAAAATGGAGAGATTTCCATTGACGGTAGAAACATCGAAAACCTTAATCTAGATAGTTTAAGGAATAGTATTGGCTACGTGCCACAGGATGCATTCTTATTTAGTGACTCTATTAAAAGCAATATCAAATTCGGAAAAACCAATGCCAGCGACGAGGAGATTTTTGAAGCCGCTAAAAATGCTTCGGTACATAAAAACATCATAGGCTTCAGCAAAGGTTATGATACCGTCTTGGGAGAGCGTGGGATCACACTTTCTGGCGGACAAAAGCAAAGGGTTTCTATTGCTCGTGCTATTATTCATGATCCTAAAATCTTATTGTTTGATGATTGCCTTTCAGCCGTAGATACCGAAACAGAAGAAGAAATTCTAAATAACCTCTTTAAAATTTCAAAAGAGAAAACAACGATAATTGTAAGTCATAGAATTTCTTCAGCAAAAAATGCCGATAAAATAATTATCCTGGAAGACGGCGCCATTGTACAACAAGGCACTCATTCCCAATTATTAAACCAGCAAGGCTATTACAAAGAATTGTATGCAAAACAGTTAAATGAAAAAGAAATGTGA
- a CDS encoding M14 family metallopeptidase, producing the protein MQKLLPFLIFCICFNSFAQQEFEDLSLEYYLPQDVSYNEEIPKPQDVIGYIPGEWHVTHDLLLNYMRELARVSPRISIENRGETYEGRPLILLTITSKENHENLEEIRKNHLALTQENASSLNVEEMPIVVNQGFSIHGNEASGSNAALLAAYYLAAAEGEEIKELLENTIILFDPVFNPDGLQRFAYWANTNKSENINPDPQDREYSEVWPGGRTNHYWFDMNRDWLPVQLPESQARIETFHKWMPNILTDHHEMGSNSSFFFQPGIPSRTHPLTPDLNQELTKEIGTYHAEAFDQLGSFYYTEENYDDFYYGKGSTFPDINGSIGILFEQGSSRGHAQETENGVLTFPFTIRNQFTAALSTLEAAKNMRKEILNYQRNFYKNARNSAENGAYVFGSNKDASAAYELAKILEKHKVEIHKLEEDLKTNGETFNKNTAYVVPKNQRQHRLVKAMFERRTEFEDSLFYDVSAWTLPLAFNLDFAEDIKMKNAGEKIEKLSKPEIQTLEKSSYAYVMQWHDYYSPKALNMILEKGLRTKVGMQPFTLADTEYDYGTILIPVQNQKLDAEKMYEFLQNVTEKSNVQIDAINTGLTQGVNLGSNQFKALELAKVALIVGDGITPYDAGEIWHLFDQRYDMKITKLDTRRFSRADLSRYTDIILPNSWGSALEKNDIEKLKEWVRAGGTLIGYRNAARFFERQDFMDLKIKKDSLVAENISFEERRDFRGAQGIGGAIFEANIDRSHPVNFGYTNNKLALFRNTTIFVEADEQSYNNPIQYTENPLLSGYISAPRLEAIAGTVPFKHTGMGRGNVILFTDNTNFRAFWYGTNKLLMNAIFFGDEM; encoded by the coding sequence ATGCAAAAACTTCTACCTTTTCTAATTTTCTGTATTTGTTTTAACTCATTTGCACAGCAAGAATTTGAGGATCTTAGTCTCGAATATTACCTGCCTCAAGATGTAAGCTATAATGAAGAAATCCCCAAACCACAGGATGTTATTGGTTATATACCGGGAGAATGGCACGTTACCCACGATCTACTTTTAAATTATATGCGGGAACTCGCCAGGGTTTCGCCAAGAATAAGTATTGAAAACCGAGGGGAAACCTACGAGGGGCGTCCACTTATTTTACTCACTATTACTTCAAAAGAAAATCACGAAAATTTAGAGGAAATTCGCAAAAATCACCTAGCATTAACTCAAGAGAATGCCTCTTCCTTAAATGTAGAGGAAATGCCTATTGTGGTAAACCAGGGATTTTCTATTCACGGAAACGAAGCCAGCGGCTCTAACGCCGCACTTTTAGCTGCTTATTACCTGGCTGCTGCTGAAGGTGAAGAAATAAAAGAGTTATTAGAAAATACTATAATTCTTTTTGATCCTGTCTTTAATCCCGATGGTTTGCAGCGTTTTGCTTACTGGGCTAACACCAATAAAAGCGAAAATATAAATCCCGATCCGCAAGACCGGGAATACAGCGAAGTTTGGCCAGGTGGTAGAACTAATCACTATTGGTTTGATATGAACCGCGACTGGCTGCCGGTACAGCTACCGGAATCCCAGGCTCGCATTGAAACTTTTCATAAATGGATGCCGAATATATTGACAGATCATCACGAGATGGGCTCTAATTCCAGTTTCTTCTTCCAGCCGGGAATTCCATCGAGAACGCACCCATTAACTCCAGATCTTAACCAGGAACTTACCAAAGAAATAGGGACTTATCACGCTGAAGCTTTTGACCAACTGGGCTCCTTTTATTATACCGAAGAAAACTATGACGATTTCTACTACGGAAAAGGTTCTACTTTCCCCGATATTAACGGAAGTATAGGAATTCTTTTTGAACAGGGAAGTTCCAGAGGCCACGCCCAGGAAACCGAAAATGGTGTCCTAACCTTTCCGTTTACAATTAGAAACCAGTTTACTGCGGCACTTTCAACCTTAGAAGCCGCTAAAAATATGCGCAAAGAAATCCTGAATTATCAGCGTAATTTTTATAAAAACGCTCGCAATTCAGCTGAAAATGGCGCCTATGTTTTTGGAAGTAACAAAGATGCATCTGCAGCTTATGAACTGGCAAAGATCCTTGAAAAGCACAAAGTAGAAATCCACAAATTAGAAGAGGATTTAAAAACCAATGGAGAAACTTTTAATAAGAACACGGCTTATGTAGTTCCTAAAAATCAGCGTCAACACAGGCTTGTAAAAGCAATGTTTGAACGCCGCACCGAATTTGAAGATAGTTTATTCTACGATGTTTCGGCCTGGACGCTTCCGCTAGCCTTCAACCTGGATTTTGCTGAAGATATTAAAATGAAGAATGCGGGAGAGAAAATAGAAAAGCTCTCAAAACCGGAAATTCAAACCCTGGAAAAAAGCAGCTACGCATATGTTATGCAATGGCACGATTACTATTCGCCCAAAGCTTTAAATATGATCCTGGAAAAAGGGCTTCGTACAAAAGTAGGCATGCAGCCTTTTACTCTGGCCGATACAGAATATGATTACGGTACAATTCTTATCCCGGTTCAAAATCAAAAATTAGATGCAGAAAAAATGTATGAATTTCTGCAAAACGTAACCGAAAAATCTAATGTGCAAATTGATGCCATAAACACGGGCTTAACCCAGGGTGTGAACCTTGGAAGCAACCAGTTTAAAGCACTCGAACTTGCAAAAGTAGCTTTAATTGTTGGAGACGGCATCACCCCTTACGATGCCGGGGAGATATGGCACTTATTTGACCAGCGTTACGATATGAAGATCACGAAGTTGGACACAAGGAGGTTTTCTCGCGCAGATCTAAGTCGATATACCGATATTATTCTGCCAAACTCCTGGGGTAGTGCTTTAGAAAAAAATGATATAGAAAAACTTAAAGAATGGGTTCGTGCAGGCGGAACTTTAATTGGTTATCGCAATGCAGCACGCTTTTTTGAAAGACAAGATTTTATGGATCTGAAAATTAAAAAAGATAGTTTGGTAGCCGAAAATATTAGTTTTGAAGAACGAAGAGATTTTAGAGGCGCCCAGGGAATTGGTGGCGCTATCTTTGAAGCAAATATAGATCGCTCACACCCGGTAAATTTTGGTTACACCAATAATAAACTTGCTCTGTTTAGAAACACTACAATTTTTGTAGAAGCCGATGAACAAAGCTATAACAACCCAATTCAATACACCGAAAATCCTTTATTGAGTGGTTACATTAGCGCTCCCAGGCTAGAAGCTATTGCAGGTACAGTTCCATTTAAACATACAGGAATGGGACGCGGTAATGTAATTCTATTTACCGATAATACTAATTTCAGGGCTTTCTGGTACGGCACCAACAAATTGTTGATGAACGCTATCTTTTTTGGTGACGAAATGTAA
- a CDS encoding lipocalin family protein — MKNLFLIFLFATITSCSTTFNSPADLDNKEIVGKWQLTEALADPGDGSGTWQTVENGRTLEFDENGMVYSSTSFCYGEQINEATFDASEKMISSNCADRNVELSYELKEGKLFITPHNPRCAEACGTKYSKVES; from the coding sequence ATGAAAAACTTATTTCTAATATTTCTATTTGCAACAATAACAAGCTGCTCTACCACTTTTAATAGTCCAGCAGATCTGGACAATAAAGAAATTGTCGGGAAATGGCAATTAACAGAAGCCCTTGCCGATCCCGGTGATGGAAGCGGTACCTGGCAAACAGTAGAAAACGGTAGAACCCTGGAGTTTGATGAAAACGGAATGGTTTATTCTTCTACAAGTTTCTGTTATGGTGAGCAAATTAATGAAGCTACTTTTGATGCTTCAGAGAAGATGATCAGCTCAAATTGTGCTGACAGAAATGTTGAACTAAGCTACGAATTGAAAGAAGGTAAGTTATTTATTACTCCACATAATCCAAGATGCGCTGAAGCCTGTGGTACCAAATATAGTAAGGTGGAGAGTTAG
- a CDS encoding peptidylprolyl isomerase, translating to MNEGLYAKFYTTKGQILVELEYEKAPGTVGNFVGLAEGEIENEAFPQGKPYYDGLKFHRVIPNFMVQGGDPQGTGVGGPGYKFEDEIHPELKHDAPGKLSMANAGPGTNGSQFFITHVETPWLDGKHTVFGSVIQGQDVVDSIKQGDEIEKLEIIRSGEKAENFNAVESFRQFDGAKAKREEAAKKREEELLGKLSQGFKTTESGLRYKIEKKGEGAKPEKGQTVSVHYKGMLTDGSVFDSSYKRNQPLEFPVGVGHVISGWDEGILLLNVGDQARFVIPSHLAYGERGAGAVIPPNAALVFDVELVAVK from the coding sequence ATGAACGAAGGATTATACGCTAAATTTTATACTACTAAAGGCCAGATTTTAGTAGAACTGGAATACGAAAAAGCACCGGGAACGGTTGGTAACTTTGTAGGGCTTGCCGAAGGTGAAATTGAAAATGAGGCTTTTCCTCAGGGAAAACCTTATTACGACGGACTTAAATTTCACAGGGTGATTCCTAACTTTATGGTTCAGGGCGGTGACCCGCAGGGAACAGGAGTTGGAGGTCCCGGTTATAAATTTGAAGATGAAATTCACCCGGAACTAAAACACGACGCTCCAGGAAAACTTTCTATGGCGAATGCCGGTCCCGGAACCAATGGAAGTCAGTTTTTTATTACCCATGTAGAAACTCCCTGGTTAGACGGAAAACATACCGTTTTCGGTAGCGTGATTCAGGGGCAGGATGTCGTAGATAGTATTAAGCAAGGCGATGAAATTGAAAAGCTAGAGATCATTAGATCTGGCGAAAAGGCTGAGAATTTTAATGCTGTAGAGTCTTTTAGACAATTTGATGGCGCCAAAGCCAAACGAGAAGAAGCCGCTAAGAAAAGGGAAGAAGAATTATTGGGTAAACTTTCCCAGGGTTTTAAAACCACAGAAAGCGGACTTCGATATAAAATTGAAAAAAAGGGAGAAGGAGCAAAACCTGAAAAAGGTCAAACCGTCTCTGTGCATTACAAAGGAATGCTAACCGATGGTAGCGTTTTTGACTCTTCTTATAAAAGAAATCAGCCGCTGGAATTTCCGGTAGGAGTAGGGCACGTAATTAGCGGATGGGACGAAGGTATTCTACTTTTAAATGTGGGAGACCAGGCTCGTTTCGTGATTCCTTCACATTTGGCCTATGGAGAACGTGGTGCAGGTGCTGTAATTCCACCAAATGCAGCTTTGGTTTTTGACGTGGAATTGGTTGCGGTAAAATAA
- a CDS encoding Glu/Leu/Phe/Val family dehydrogenase has product MQVDVLNANELKKSAPVFGQLSFNDHEQVVFCNDKDTGLKAIIGIHNTVLGPALGGTRMWNYSSEWEALNDVLRLSRGMTYKSAITGLNLGGGKAVIIGDAKTQKTPELMKSFGRFVDSLSGKYITAEDVGMETADMDTVREVTKYVTGISEDKGGAGNPSPITAYGVFMGLKASAKHKFGSDDLEGKSVLVQGIGHVGETLVEHLTQDGAKVYISDINEERLEAVRDKYGAIIFEGSDVYGAEVDIYAPCALGATINDETVKRIKAKVIAGAANNQLADELTHGKILRERGIVYAPDFLINAGGIINVYAELENYDRKEIMRKTENIYNTTLEILSKADKDDMTSHFAALKIAQQRIDDRKNQNLK; this is encoded by the coding sequence ATGCAAGTTGATGTTCTAAATGCAAATGAACTAAAAAAGTCTGCACCAGTATTCGGTCAGCTCTCTTTTAACGACCACGAGCAAGTAGTTTTTTGCAACGACAAAGATACAGGTTTAAAGGCAATTATTGGTATCCATAACACGGTTTTAGGACCAGCGCTTGGAGGAACCAGAATGTGGAACTACAGTAGTGAATGGGAAGCATTAAACGATGTTTTACGCCTTTCTCGTGGGATGACTTATAAAAGTGCAATTACAGGACTTAATCTTGGAGGTGGTAAAGCTGTTATTATTGGCGACGCTAAAACTCAAAAAACTCCAGAACTAATGAAGAGTTTTGGACGTTTTGTAGACTCTCTAAGCGGAAAATATATCACCGCAGAAGATGTGGGAATGGAAACTGCCGATATGGATACCGTGCGTGAAGTTACTAAATACGTAACCGGAATTTCTGAAGATAAAGGTGGTGCGGGAAATCCTTCTCCAATCACAGCTTATGGTGTTTTTATGGGCTTAAAAGCATCTGCAAAGCATAAATTTGGAAGTGACGATCTTGAAGGGAAATCAGTTTTAGTTCAGGGGATTGGACATGTTGGTGAAACACTTGTAGAGCATTTAACCCAGGATGGTGCTAAAGTTTATATCAGTGATATTAATGAAGAAAGACTGGAAGCAGTAAGAGATAAGTACGGCGCTATAATTTTTGAAGGTTCTGATGTATACGGGGCCGAAGTAGATATTTATGCACCTTGCGCTCTTGGTGCAACTATTAATGACGAAACTGTAAAGCGCATTAAAGCTAAAGTAATCGCTGGTGCCGCAAACAACCAGCTAGCCGATGAGCTTACTCACGGAAAAATTCTTAGAGAAAGAGGGATTGTTTACGCTCCAGATTTCTTAATTAATGCCGGCGGAATTATAAATGTTTACGCAGAACTTGAGAATTACGACAGGAAGGAAATTATGCGTAAAACAGAAAATATTTACAATACAACATTAGAAATTCTAAGCAAAGCAGATAAGGATGATATGACCTCACACTTTGCTGCACTTAAAATTGCACAACAACGAATTGATGATAGAAAAAATCAGAATTTGAAGTAG
- a CDS encoding peroxiredoxin, producing the protein MSELKLGDKAPNFDAETSEGKINFYDYLGDSWGILFSHPADYTPVCTTELGTVAKYKDKFEARNTKVMALSVDGVKSHKGWIDDINETQNTTVNFPIIADEDKKVSNLYGMIHPKADDTLTVRSVYVIGPDKTIKLMITYPASTGRNFDELLRVIDSLQLTAYQKVATPANWKQGEDVVISPSVSNEDAKKMFPKGFKEVKPYLRMTPQPDSK; encoded by the coding sequence ATGAGCGAGTTAAAATTAGGAGATAAAGCACCAAATTTTGATGCTGAAACTTCAGAAGGAAAAATCAATTTTTATGATTATTTAGGAGATAGCTGGGGGATTTTATTTTCGCATCCTGCCGATTATACACCGGTTTGCACCACCGAATTAGGAACGGTGGCAAAGTATAAAGATAAATTTGAAGCTCGTAACACTAAAGTGATGGCTTTAAGTGTAGACGGTGTAAAATCACATAAAGGCTGGATAGACGATATAAATGAAACCCAGAATACTACTGTAAATTTTCCAATTATTGCAGATGAAGATAAAAAGGTTTCTAATCTTTACGGAATGATTCATCCAAAAGCCGACGATACACTTACGGTACGTTCGGTGTATGTGATTGGGCCAGATAAAACCATCAAATTGATGATCACCTACCCGGCGAGTACAGGTAGAAATTTTGATGAACTATTAAGGGTTATAGATTCGTTACAACTTACTGCCTACCAAAAAGTAGCCACACCGGCTAACTGGAAGCAGGGAGAAGATGTAGTGATTAGCCCTTCGGTTTCTAATGAAGATGCAAAGAAGATGTTCCCAAAAGGTTTTAAAGAGGTAAAACCATATCTTAGAATGACTCCACAGCCGGATTCTAAGTAA
- a CDS encoding PUR family DNA/RNA-binding protein: MSDKGMMEKEEIFSKVLRAGRRTYFFDVRATRADDYYLTITESKKFTNDDGSFFYKKHKIYLYKEDFAGFNEILQEMTDFILNEKGEEVISERHQKDFKKEYETSETGVAEGASPEKFTDVSFDDI, encoded by the coding sequence ATGAGCGACAAGGGAATGATGGAGAAAGAAGAAATATTCTCTAAAGTGCTGAGAGCCGGAAGAAGGACTTACTTTTTTGATGTTAGAGCAACTCGTGCTGACGATTACTACCTAACTATCACTGAAAGCAAAAAGTTTACCAACGACGATGGTTCTTTCTTCTACAAAAAACACAAGATCTACCTTTACAAAGAGGATTTTGCCGGTTTCAATGAAATTCTGCAAGAAATGACAGATTTTATCCTGAATGAAAAAGGAGAAGAAGTAATTAGTGAACGTCACCAGAAAGATTTCAAAAAGGAATATGAAACTTCTGAAACTGGAGTAGCAGAAGGAGCATCGCCAGAAAAGTTTACCGATGTGAGTTTTGACGACATTTAA
- a CDS encoding tRNA-binding protein, with the protein MEISWKDFEKVEMRIGTITEVSDFPEAKNAAYKMLIDFGEEIGQRKTSAQITKRYKKEELLYRQIVAVVNFPKKQIANIMSECLVLGAVGEDNDIVLLNPDFKVENGLRVG; encoded by the coding sequence ATGGAAATTTCCTGGAAGGATTTTGAAAAAGTAGAAATGCGAATTGGAACTATTACTGAAGTTTCAGATTTTCCTGAAGCTAAAAATGCTGCGTATAAAATGCTTATAGATTTTGGAGAGGAAATAGGCCAAAGAAAGACTTCAGCTCAAATAACCAAACGCTATAAAAAGGAAGAATTATTGTATCGCCAAATCGTAGCGGTGGTTAATTTTCCGAAGAAACAAATTGCAAATATTATGAGCGAATGTTTGGTGTTAGGGGCAGTAGGAGAAGATAACGATATCGTGCTACTAAACCCCGATTTTAAAGTAGAAAACGGACTGCGAGTTGGATAA
- a CDS encoding amidohydrolase, with translation MKKIVLFCFLSIALISCNSENKEEADLLVYNAEIYTVDDDFSTAEAFVTKDGKFLEVGTAEELQKKYKVSEKLDAGGKSVFPGFIDGHAHFYRLGLQQQRVDLAGTKSFKEVVQRIVDFQNKRNVEFITGRGWDQNDWENKEFPNKDTLDQLFPDTPVAVTRIDGHALLANQAALDKAGITTETSFSGGDIEQENGELTGIIIDNPMGLVANAQPAPSTKEQVNALMDAQKLSFKYGLTTVVDAGINKETIELMDSLHKDGSLKIRLYAMISNTEENLDYYLDKDPIKTERLNVRSVKFYGDGALGSRGAALKEEYSDRAGHFGALLSPVEDFKETAERVAASKFQLNTHAIGDSANYMVLETYDELLANDKDRRWRVEHAQVIDEEDFKYFSKNILPSVQPTHATSDMYWAEDRLGKERIKGAYAYKKLLDQAGILALGTDFPVEEVSPFLTFYASVARQDTDNFPEDGFMKEQALSREETLKGMTIWAAYANFEEEEKGSIEPGKFADFIILDRDIMKVENSEIPEIKVLETYVNGEKVY, from the coding sequence ATGAAAAAAATAGTACTTTTTTGCTTTTTAAGTATCGCCTTAATTTCCTGTAATTCTGAGAATAAAGAGGAAGCCGATCTATTGGTTTATAATGCAGAAATTTATACAGTAGATGATGACTTTAGTACTGCGGAAGCTTTTGTAACGAAAGATGGAAAATTTCTTGAGGTAGGCACTGCTGAAGAACTTCAGAAAAAATATAAAGTCTCAGAAAAACTGGATGCCGGTGGCAAAAGTGTTTTTCCGGGTTTTATAGACGGTCACGCTCATTTTTATAGACTGGGCCTGCAACAACAACGTGTAGACCTTGCCGGGACCAAGAGCTTTAAAGAGGTAGTACAGCGCATTGTTGATTTTCAAAATAAGCGAAATGTGGAATTCATAACCGGTAGAGGATGGGATCAAAATGATTGGGAGAATAAAGAGTTCCCTAATAAAGATACTTTAGATCAATTATTTCCCGACACCCCGGTTGCTGTAACCCGAATAGATGGTCACGCACTTCTAGCCAACCAGGCTGCCCTGGATAAAGCGGGAATCACCACCGAAACTTCTTTTAGCGGAGGAGATATAGAACAGGAAAATGGAGAGCTAACCGGTATTATTATAGATAATCCTATGGGACTTGTGGCCAACGCCCAACCAGCGCCCTCTACCAAAGAGCAGGTAAACGCTTTAATGGATGCGCAAAAACTCTCTTTTAAATACGGATTAACCACAGTTGTAGACGCTGGGATAAATAAAGAGACCATAGAGCTTATGGATAGCCTTCATAAAGATGGAAGCCTTAAAATTAGGCTGTATGCTATGATTAGTAATACAGAGGAGAATCTTGATTACTATTTAGATAAAGATCCTATTAAAACCGAAAGATTAAATGTGCGTTCGGTAAAGTTTTATGGTGATGGAGCGCTTGGTTCCAGAGGTGCTGCTTTAAAAGAAGAATATAGCGATCGTGCCGGCCATTTTGGGGCTTTGCTTTCGCCTGTTGAAGATTTTAAGGAAACAGCAGAACGTGTAGCTGCATCTAAGTTTCAGCTGAATACACACGCTATTGGAGATTCGGCTAATTATATGGTTTTAGAAACTTATGACGAACTTTTAGCCAATGATAAAGATCGCAGGTGGAGAGTAGAACATGCGCAGGTAATAGATGAAGAAGATTTTAAATATTTCAGCAAGAATATTCTTCCTTCAGTTCAGCCTACACACGCGACCAGCGATATGTACTGGGCCGAAGATCGTTTAGGTAAAGAAAGAATAAAGGGCGCTTATGCTTACAAAAAGTTATTAGATCAAGCCGGAATTCTTGCACTTGGGACCGATTTTCCTGTAGAAGAGGTGAGTCCGTTTCTTACTTTTTATGCGTCCGTAGCAAGACAGGATACCGATAATTTTCCCGAAGATGGTTTTATGAAAGAACAAGCCCTTTCAAGAGAAGAAACCTTAAAGGGAATGACTATTTGGGCGGCTTATGCAAATTTTGAAGAAGAAGAAAAAGGAAGTATTGAACCAGGAAAATTTGCCGATTTCATTATTCTGGATAGGGATATTATGAAAGTTGAGAATTCAGAGATTCCTGAAATTAAAGTTTTAGAAACATATGTAAATGGTGAAAAGGTATACTAA
- a CDS encoding thioredoxin family protein, with amino-acid sequence MARTASNMIALGTPAPDFNLVDVITSNRYSLKDIRGAKGTLIMFISNHCPFVKHVNEEIVRLAGDYRVLGFGFAAIMSNDVENYPADHPDNMNEVARKHQYSFPYLYDESQDVARAYKASCTPDFYLFDDDLKLIYRGQLDDSRPGNGIPVNGRHLRDAMDAVLSNKKVPGNQKPSMGCNIKWKYAPEP; translated from the coding sequence ATGGCCAGAACTGCTTCAAATATGATCGCTTTGGGTACACCGGCACCAGATTTCAACCTCGTAGATGTAATTACAAGCAATAGGTATTCTCTTAAAGATATTAGGGGCGCTAAGGGTACATTAATTATGTTTATTAGTAACCACTGCCCTTTTGTAAAACATGTAAACGAAGAAATAGTGCGGTTAGCTGGAGATTACCGGGTTTTAGGTTTCGGGTTTGCTGCAATTATGAGTAATGACGTGGAAAACTATCCTGCAGATCATCCAGATAATATGAACGAGGTTGCCAGAAAACATCAGTATTCTTTTCCCTATCTCTACGATGAATCTCAGGATGTTGCAAGAGCTTATAAGGCTTCCTGTACACCAGACTTCTACCTTTTTGATGATGATTTAAAACTAATCTATCGTGGCCAATTAGACGATTCCCGCCCGGGCAATGGAATCCCAGTAAACGGGCGACATTTGCGCGATGCTATGGATGCGGTACTTTCTAATAAAAAAGTTCCGGGAAATCAAAAACCCAGTATGGGCTGTAATATTAAATGGAAGTATGCGCCGGAACCTTAA